The following are encoded together in the Diachasmimorpha longicaudata isolate KC_UGA_2023 chromosome 3, iyDiaLong2, whole genome shotgun sequence genome:
- the LOC135160788 gene encoding fructose-1,6-bisphosphatase 1, with amino-acid sequence MTQHGQSFDSNCMTLTRFVLQEQRKVPEATGDLTQLLNSIQTAVKAVSSAVRKAGIANLYGIAGNVNVQGEEVKKLDVLSNELFMNMLTSSYTTCLLASEENETVVEVEKEKQGKYIVTFDPLDGSSNIDCLVSVGSIFGIYKIPKDTSTPKLTDALQRGRNMVAAGYALYGSATMIVLSIGHGVNGFTYDPAIGEFILTEKNMTIPKRGKIYSINEGYEGLWDPAIKEYVQSKKYPTSGKPYGARYVGSMVADVHRTIKYGGIFLYPATKDYTNGKLRLLYECFPMAYIVNEAGGKASNGEIDILDIVPNQIHQRSPIFLGSSDDVDDVLAIIKKHKE; translated from the exons ATGACGCAACATGGACAAAGCTTCGATTCAAATTGCATGACACTGACCCGGTTCGTACTCCAGGAGCAGCGAAAAGTCCCTGAAGCAACTGGAGATCTAACTCAGCTCTTAAATTCCATTCAAACTGCCGTTAAAGCTGTTAGTTCAGCTGTTAGAAAAGCTGGTATCGCCAACCT gtATGGAATCGCCGGGAATGTCAACGTTCAGGGCGAGGAAGTGAAAAAACTCGATGTCCTGAGTAACGAGCTGTTCATGAACATGTTAACTTCCTCATACACCACTTGCCTCCTAGCCAGTGAGGAGAACGAGACAGTCGTGGAAGTGGAGAAAGAGAAACAGGGAAAGTACATTGTGACATTCGATCCACTCGATGGCTCCTCCAACATTGACTGCCTCGTGTCAGTGGGCTCAATTTTCGGAATTTACAAAATACCGAAGGACACGAGTACCCCAAAATTGACTGACGCCCTGCAACGGGGAAGAAATATGGTAGCTGCTGGCTATGCTCTTTACGGATCCGCTACAATGATTGTCTTATCAATAGGTCATGGGGTCAATGGATTTACATACGATCCTGCAATTGGCGAATTCATACTCACTGAGAAAAATATGACAATTCcgaaaagaggaaaaatttacAG CATTAACGAAGGGTATGAAGGCCTTTGGGACCCGGCAATCAAGGAATACGTTCAGTCCAAGAAATATCCAACGTCTGGGAAACCTTATGGAGCGCGATATGTTGGCTCGATGGTGGCCGACGTCCACAGGACGATCAAATATGGAGGAATATTCTTATATCCTGCTACAAAAGACTATACTAATGGCAAA CTCCGCCTTCTCTACGAATGCTTTCCAATGGCTTATATAGTGAATGAGGCAGGGGGCAAAGCTTCGAACGGCGAAATCGACATCCTCGACATTGTCCCCAACCAAATCCACCAGAGAAGCCCAATATTCCTAGGATCCTCCGACGACGTTGATGATGTTCTCGCAATCATCAAGAAGCACAaagaatga